A genomic region of Miscanthus floridulus cultivar M001 chromosome 3, ASM1932011v1, whole genome shotgun sequence contains the following coding sequences:
- the LOC136544920 gene encoding phytosulfokine receptor 2, giving the protein MPPPPPPPHPHCPLPPSLLPLLLRRRSRVTHTLSTVAPPCVAAPESQSMAAKRAPLLLFFLLLVLPPALVPRARAAADTNPAPCHPDDLRALRAFAGNFTSAADALLWPSSPSSSPGCCAWDGVACDAGGRVSALRLPARGLAGPLPSPALAALPFLRDLDLSRNALTGAVAAVLAALPGTLRAANLSSNLLHGALPTPGLLLPAHLDALDASNNSISGALAPDLCAGAPALRVLDLSANRLTGALPSSTTPPPCAATLRELSLANNAFNGDIPAALFDLTALRKLSLAGNRLTGHLTPRLAGLKDLTFLDLSGNRFSGDLPDAFGGLTSLQNLAAHSNAFTGPLPPSLSRLSSLRVLDLRNNSLSGPVATVNFSGMPSLASVDLATNQLNGTLPVSLAGCRELKSLSLARNSLTGQLPQDYSRLVSLSMLSLSNNSLHNISGALSVLSACRNLTTLILTKNFVGEELPDDGVVGFGGLEVLALGDCALRGKVPKWLTQCKKLEVLDLSWNQLVGTIPSWIGEFEYLSYLDLSNNTLVGEIPKSLTQLKSLVAVTQSPGMAFTSMPLYVKHNRSISGRQYNQLSNFPPSLILNNNRLNGTIWPEFGNLRELHVLDLSTNFISGSIPDSLSRMENLEVLDLSSNNLSGVIPSSLTELTFLSKFSVAHNHLMGQIPNGGQFLTFSNSSFEGNPALCKASSCNPILSRGTPRDTDVKPAASSIRNRKNKILGVAICIGLALAVFLAVILVNMSKREVTAIDYEDTEGSCHELYDSYSKPVLFFQNSAVKELTVSDLVRSTNNFDQANIIGCGGFGLVYKAYLPDGTKAAVKRLSGDCGQMEREFRAEVEALSQAQHKNLVTLKGYCRYGNDRLLIYSYMENGSLDYWLHERSDGGYMLKWESRLRIAQGSARGLAYLHKVCEPNIIHRDVKSSNILLNENFEACLADFGLARLIQPYDTHVTTDLVGTLGYIPPEYSQAVIATPKGDVFSFGVVLLELLTGRRPVDVSKFKGSRDLISWVLQMKSEKKEEQIFDSLIWSKTHEKQLLSVLETACKCISTDPRQRPSIEQVVSCLDSV; this is encoded by the coding sequence atgccaccgccgccgccgccgccgcacccgcatTGTCCCTTGCCCCCCTCTCTCCTCccgctcctcctccgccgccgcagccgcgtgACCCACACCCTTTCCACAGTCGCGCCTCCGTGCGTGGCAGCCCCCGAATCCCAATCCATGGCAGCCAAGCGCGCccctctcctcctcttcttcctcctcctcgtcctgccGCCGGCGCTCGTCCCGCGGGCGCGCGCCGCCGCGGACACTAACCCGGCGCCGTGCCACCCGGACGACCTACGCGCGCTGCGCGCCTTCGCCGGGAACTTCACGTCCGCGGCGGACGCCCTCCTCTggccctcctccccctcctcctcccccgggTGCTGCGCGTGGGACGGCGTCGCCTGCGACGCCGGCGGCCGCGTGTCCGCTCTGCGCCTCCCGGCGCGTGGCCTCGCGGGCCCGCTCCCGTCCCCGGCGCTCGCGGCGCTCCCGTTCCTCCGTGACCTCGACCTCAGCCGGAACGCGCTCACGGGCGCCGTCGCCGCGGTCCTCGCCGCCTTGCCGGGGACCCTCCGCGCCGCCAACCTCTCCTCCAACCTGCTCCACGGCGCGCTCCCCACGCCGGGCCTCCTCCTCCCGGCCCACCTCGACGCCCTCGACGCCAGCAACAACTCCATCTCCGGCGCCCTCGCGCCCGACCTCTGCGCCGGCGCGCCCGCGCTCCGCGTTCTCGACCTCTCCGCCAACCGCCTCACCGGCGCGCTCCCATCCTCCACCACCCCTCCGCCCTGCGCCGCCACGCTGCGGGAGCTCAGCCTCGCCAACAACGCCTTCAACGGCGACATCCCCGCCGCGCTCTTCGACCTCACTGCCCTTCGCAAGCTCTCCCTCGCCGGCAACCGCCTCACCGGCCACCTCACGCCTCGCCTCGCCGGCCTCAAAGACCTCACCTTTCTCGATTTGTCCGGGAACCGCTTCTCCGGCGACCTCCCCGACGCGTTCGGCGGCCTCACGTCGCTCCAGAACTTGGCCGCGCACTCCAACGCCTTCACGGGCCCGCTGCCGCCGTCGCTGTCGCGGCTCTCGTCTCTCCGTGTTCTTGATCTCCGGAACAACTCCCTCTCCGGTCCGGTCGCTACCGTCAACTTCTCCGGGATGCCGTCGCTTGCTTCCGTCGACCTTGCCACGAACCAGCTCAACGGCACGCTCCCTGTCAGCCTCGCCGGCTGCAGAGAGCTCAAGTCGCTCAGCCTCGCCAGGAACAGTCTGACGGGCCAGTTGCCGCAGGATTATAGCCGGCTCGTCTCGCTGTCGATGCTCTCGCTGTCCAACAACAGCCTGCACAACATCTCGGGGGCGCTCAGCGTGCTCAGTGCCTGCAGGAACCTCACCACGCTGATCCTCACCAAGAATTTCGTCGGCGAGGAGCTGCCGGACGATGGCGTTGTTGGGTTCGGTGGCTTGGAGGTGCTGGCCCTTGGTGATTGTGCTCTGAGGGGAAAGGTTCCGAAATGGCTGACTCAATGCAAGAAGCTGGAGGTGCTTGATCTGTCGTGGAACCAATTGGTTGGTACCATCCCGTCATGGATTGGCGAGTTTGAGTACCTGAGCTACTTGGATCTCTCCAACAATACCTTGGTTGGTGAGATACCAAAGAGCTTGACACAGCTCAAGAGCCTCGTCGCTGTCACGCAGTCACCGGGTATGGCGTTTACTAGCATGCCATTGTATGTGAAGCATAACAGAAGCATTAGTGGCCGGCAGTACAACCAGCTCTCAAACTTCCCACCGTCACTGATCCTGAACAACAACCGCCTGAATGGGACCATCTGGCCTGAGTTTGGAAACCTGAGGGAGCTGCATGTCCTGGATCTGAGCACCAATTTCATATCTGGGAGCATTCCTGATTCGCTGTCGAGGATGGAGAATCtggaggttcttgacctttcatCCAATAATCTCAGCGGTGTGATTCCGTCATCCCTCACAGAGCTCACCTTCTTGTCCAAGTTCAGCGTGGCTCACAATCACTTGATGGGGCAGATCCCAAATGGAGGGCAGTTCCTGACGTTCTCCAACTCGAGCTTTGAGGGTAATCCTGCTTTGTGCAAAGCAAGTTCCTGCAACCCAATTCTGTCTAGGGGAACTCCTAGGGACACGGATGTAAAACCTGCTGCATCAAGTATCAGGAACAGGAAAAACAAAATACTTGGGGTGGCCATCTGCATTGGTCTGGCCCTTGCAGTATTTTTAGCTGTTATTTTGGTGAACATGTCAAAGAGGGAGGTCACCGCTATTGATTATGAAGATACCGAGGGCTCCTGTCATGAATTGTATGATTCTTACTCAAAGCCAGTGCTGTTCTTTCAGAATTCCGCAGTGAAGGAGCTAACTGTCAGCGACCTAGTCAGATCGACAAATAACTTTGATCAAGCCAACATAATAGGCTGTGGTGGATTCGGTCTGGTGTACAAGGCTTATCTCCCCGATGGAACAAAGGCGGCAGTGAAGAGGCTCTCTGGTGACTGCGGGCAGATGGAGAGGGAGTTCCGTGCTGAGGTGGAAGCACTATCACAGGCTCaacacaaaaaccttgtaacccTCAAGGGGTACTGCCGCTATGGAAATGATAGGCTGTTGATCTACTCTTACATGGAGAATGGTAGCCTGGACTACTGGCTGCATGAGAGGTCAGATGGCGGTTATATGCTGAAATGGGAGTCGAGGCTCAGAATCGCCCAGGGGTCAGCCAGGGGGCTGGCATACTTGCACAAGGTCTGCGAACCCAACATCATCCATCGAGACGTGAAGTCCAGCAACATTCTTTTGAATGAAAATTTCGAAGCGTGCCTGGCTGATTTCGGGCTAGCAAGGCTGATACAGCCGTACGACACTCATGTGACTACTGATCTGGTTGGTACCTTGGGGTACATCCCACCAGAGTACAGTCAAGCGGTGATCGCCACTCCAAAAGGGGATGTCTTCAGCTTTGGTGTAGTCTTGCTTGAACTGCTCACGGGTAGGCGCCCTGTGGATGTGTCCAAGTTCAAGGGATCCAGGGACCTGATCTCCTGGGTTCTTCAGATGAAGtctgagaagaaggaagagcagATTTTTGACAGCCTGATATGGAGCAAGACGCATGAGAAGCAGCTGTTGTCTGTCCTCGAGACGGCGTGCAAGTGCATCAGCACTGATCCTCGGCAGCGGCCGTCGATTGAACAAGTTGTGAGCTGTCTTGACAGTGTGTGA